The Pantoea nemavictus genome includes a region encoding these proteins:
- the rlmA gene encoding 23S rRNA (guanine(745)-N(1))-methyltransferase, with protein sequence MSLICPLCQQPLLQQANSFRCDAGHQFDQAKEGYVNLLPVQHKGSREPGDSAEMLQARRAFLDAGHYQPLRAAVAGILTQHLSEQDAQVLDIGCGEGYYTAAMAEALPQAQLWGLDVAKAAIRMASRRYREVKFCVASSQRLPFADASLNGIVRIYAPCNEDELRRVIKPGGLLITVTPGPQHLQQFKALIYREVQLHAAEEKVYPGFKQVDQQNLHYAMTLSGTAAVSLLQMTPFAWRAREEVWQNLAASSAFNCDADFTLTLWQRD encoded by the coding sequence ATGTCTTTGATTTGCCCACTTTGTCAGCAGCCACTATTACAGCAGGCCAACAGTTTCCGCTGCGATGCCGGCCACCAATTTGATCAGGCCAAAGAAGGGTACGTCAATCTGCTGCCGGTGCAGCATAAAGGTTCGCGTGAACCGGGTGATAGTGCAGAGATGCTGCAGGCTCGTCGCGCATTCCTTGATGCCGGACACTATCAGCCTCTGCGCGCTGCCGTCGCGGGAATACTTACTCAGCATCTCAGCGAGCAAGACGCGCAGGTATTAGATATCGGTTGCGGTGAAGGCTATTACACTGCAGCGATGGCGGAAGCACTGCCTCAGGCACAATTATGGGGTCTTGATGTGGCGAAGGCGGCGATTCGCATGGCATCCAGGCGCTATCGCGAGGTGAAATTTTGCGTGGCGTCCAGCCAGCGCTTACCCTTTGCGGATGCGTCTTTAAATGGCATTGTACGCATCTATGCGCCCTGTAATGAAGATGAATTGCGGCGTGTGATTAAGCCTGGCGGATTGCTGATAACCGTTACGCCTGGTCCGCAGCATTTGCAGCAGTTTAAGGCGCTGATTTATCGCGAGGTACAGCTGCATGCGGCGGAAGAGAAAGTGTACCCTGGCTTTAAGCAGGTCGATCAACAAAACCTGCATTACGCTATGACATTGAGTGGGACAGCGGCAGTGAGCTTATTGCAGATGACGCCGTTTGCCTGGCGTGCGCGTGAAGAGGTGTGGCAAAACCTCGCGGCATCCAGCGCGTTTAACTGCGATGCCGATTTTACACTGACCTTGTGGCAGCGTGATTAA
- the cspE gene encoding transcription antiterminator/RNA stability regulator CspE: protein MAKIKGQVKWFNESKGFGFITPADGSKDVFVHFSAIQGNGFKTLAEGQNVEFEIQDGQKGPAAVNVTPI from the coding sequence ATGGCAAAGATTAAAGGTCAGGTTAAGTGGTTCAACGAGTCTAAAGGTTTTGGTTTTATTACTCCTGCTGACGGCAGCAAAGATGTGTTCGTTCACTTCTCTGCAATCCAGGGCAATGGTTTTAAAACGCTGGCCGAAGGCCAAAATGTTGAGTTCGAAATCCAGGATGGTCAGAAAGGTCCTGCTGCGGTCAACGTTACCCCAATCTGA
- a CDS encoding DUF2627 domain-containing protein: MYGIFSKEVTSKDVDVEYRFLAEP, encoded by the coding sequence ATGTATGGCATCTTCAGTAAAGAAGTTACGAGTAAAGACGTTGACGTTGAATACCGCTTCCTTGCCGAACCTTAA
- a CDS encoding YebO family protein: MNELAANTSPLFTYGVLAIIIIVAFIAWFFVNRASVRASEQISLLEALIEEQKKQNALLRRLVEAQPSTAKPNADEDADEKHDFIRMIPER; the protein is encoded by the coding sequence ATGAACGAATTAGCCGCAAACACCAGTCCGCTGTTCACCTATGGCGTCCTGGCCATCATCATTATTGTGGCCTTTATTGCCTGGTTTTTCGTCAATCGGGCTAGCGTGCGCGCCAGTGAGCAGATCAGCCTGCTGGAAGCGTTAATAGAAGAGCAAAAGAAGCAGAACGCGCTGCTGCGACGTTTGGTAGAGGCTCAGCCATCTACAGCAAAACCCAACGCGGATGAAGACGCGGATGAAAAACACGATTTTATTCGGATGATACCGGAACGTTAA
- a CDS encoding YobH family protein — MKLLIRTIMLVALVWLAMLLTGYGVLTGSNKNAAGLGLQCSYLTARGMITAQYLHTDSGIVGVTDCPLLKKSGEVVDN; from the coding sequence ATGAAACTACTCATTCGGACAATTATGCTGGTTGCGTTGGTTTGGTTAGCCATGCTGCTGACAGGCTATGGCGTGCTTACCGGCAGCAATAAGAATGCGGCGGGATTGGGGCTGCAGTGCAGCTATCTGACCGCGCGCGGCATGATTACGGCGCAGTATCTGCACACAGACAGCGGCATCGTTGGCGTAACGGATTGTCCGTTACTGAAGAAAAGTGGTGAAGTGGTCGACAATTAA
- the kdgR gene encoding DNA-binding transcriptional regulator KdgR — protein sequence MANNDNDKQPDSVSSVMKVFGILQALGEERDHGITELSQRVMMSKSTVYRFLQTMKSLGYVAQEGESEKYSLTLKLFELGAKALQNVDLIRSADIEMRELSRLTKETIHLGALEEDSIVYIHKIDSLYNLRMYSRIGRRNPLHTTAIGKVLLAWRDRSEVQEILSEVEFRRSTAKTIVTADALLAVLDQVKVQGFGEDNEEQEEGLRCIAVPVFDRFGVVIAGLSISFPTIRFSEEGKNEYVAMLHRAARNLSEQMGYHDYPF from the coding sequence ATGGCGAACAATGATAATGATAAACAACCAGACTCCGTTTCATCGGTGATGAAAGTGTTTGGCATTTTGCAGGCGCTGGGTGAAGAGCGCGATCACGGTATAACCGAATTATCCCAACGGGTAATGATGTCGAAAAGCACGGTTTATCGCTTCCTCCAGACCATGAAATCGCTTGGCTACGTGGCGCAGGAAGGGGAAAGTGAGAAATATTCGCTGACGCTGAAGCTATTCGAGCTCGGTGCCAAGGCCCTGCAGAACGTTGATTTGATTCGCAGTGCCGATATCGAAATGCGAGAACTTTCGCGCCTGACCAAAGAGACCATTCACCTCGGAGCGCTGGAAGAAGACAGTATCGTTTACATCCATAAAATTGATTCGCTCTATAACCTGCGTATGTATTCACGCATTGGACGCCGTAATCCGCTGCACACCACCGCCATTGGTAAAGTGTTACTGGCGTGGCGCGATCGAAGTGAAGTGCAGGAAATCCTGAGCGAGGTTGAATTTCGTCGTAGCACGGCGAAGACCATCGTAACCGCCGATGCGTTGCTGGCAGTGTTAGATCAGGTCAAAGTGCAGGGATTTGGCGAAGATAATGAAGAGCAGGAAGAGGGCTTACGCTGCATTGCAGTACCGGTTTTTGATCGCTTTGGTGTGGTCATTGCGGGGTTGAGCATCTCGTTTCCAACCATCCGCTTTTCAGAAGAAGGGAAAAATGAATACGTTGCGATGTTGCATCGTGCTGCACGCAATCTGTCAGAGCAAATGGGCTATCACGACTACCCTTTTTGA
- a CDS encoding MFS transporter, with amino-acid sequence MSATVSQDGLPIPQRYGAIITIALGIMMAVLDGAIANVALPTIARELNASPAESIWIVNAYQIAIVISLLSLSFLGDMLGYRRIYQVGLALFIATSLFCALSSSLNMLTVARVLQGFGGAALMSVNTALIRIIFPQRFLGRGMAINSLIVAVSSAAGPTVAAAILSVASWKWLFLINIPLGILALWLALRFLPDNTQKAKQQKFDMPSAIMNALFFGLLISALSGFSQGQNGWLIVAELVALVLVGVVFVRRQLSMPVPLLPVDLLRIPIFSLSIGTSICSFCAQMLAMVALPFFLQNVLGRDEVATGLLLTPWPLATMVMAPIAGRLIEKFHAGLLGGLGLAMFAAGLFLLALLPTQPTDADIIWRMMLCGAGFGLFQSPNNHTIISAAPRNRSGGASGMLGTARLVGQSSGAALVALMFNLFNDSGTHASLVLAGSFATVAAVVSLARMTQSRQPAES; translated from the coding sequence ATGTCTGCTACCGTTTCTCAGGATGGATTACCTATTCCGCAGCGTTATGGCGCGATTATCACCATCGCTTTGGGCATCATGATGGCGGTGCTGGACGGCGCTATCGCTAACGTTGCCTTGCCGACCATTGCACGCGAACTTAACGCCAGTCCGGCCGAATCGATTTGGATCGTTAACGCTTATCAAATTGCTATCGTGATTTCGCTGCTGTCGCTGTCATTTCTCGGTGATATGCTCGGCTATCGCCGCATCTATCAGGTCGGATTGGCGCTGTTCATCGCCACATCCCTGTTTTGCGCCCTCTCCTCGTCACTGAATATGCTGACGGTGGCGCGTGTACTGCAAGGTTTTGGTGGTGCTGCACTCATGAGCGTCAACACCGCGCTGATACGCATCATCTTTCCGCAGCGCTTTCTCGGGCGCGGTATGGCGATCAACTCATTGATTGTTGCCGTTTCCAGCGCTGCAGGACCAACCGTGGCGGCGGCGATTCTCTCTGTCGCCAGCTGGAAATGGCTATTCCTCATCAACATCCCCCTGGGTATCTTGGCATTGTGGCTGGCGCTGCGATTCCTGCCAGATAATACGCAGAAAGCTAAACAGCAAAAATTTGATATGCCGAGTGCCATCATGAATGCGCTGTTCTTTGGTCTGTTGATTTCTGCACTCAGTGGTTTCTCTCAGGGCCAAAATGGCTGGTTGATCGTGGCGGAACTGGTGGCGTTAGTGTTGGTTGGTGTGGTGTTTGTTCGTCGTCAGTTATCGATGCCGGTGCCGCTGCTGCCGGTCGATTTACTGCGCATCCCAATTTTCTCTCTCTCAATTGGTACCTCAATCTGCTCGTTTTGCGCACAAATGCTGGCGATGGTCGCACTGCCATTCTTCCTGCAGAATGTATTGGGTCGTGATGAAGTGGCAACTGGCTTGCTTCTCACACCGTGGCCGTTAGCGACAATGGTAATGGCGCCGATTGCCGGTCGACTGATCGAAAAATTCCATGCCGGGCTTTTGGGCGGATTGGGATTAGCCATGTTCGCTGCCGGTCTGTTCCTGCTGGCGTTGCTGCCCACTCAGCCAACCGATGCCGATATTATCTGGCGCATGATGCTATGTGGTGCCGGTTTTGGCTTGTTCCAGTCACCGAATAATCACACCATTATCTCCGCTGCACCGCGTAATCGCAGCGGTGGCGCCAGCGGTATGTTAGGCACTGCGCGATTGGTCGGACAAAGTAGCGGCGCAGCTCTGGTGGCGCTGATGTTCAATTTGTTCAACGACAGCGGTACGCATGCATCGCTGGTGTTAGCCGGTAGCTTTGCCACCGTCGCTGCCGTGGTAAGTCTTGCGCGCATGACGCAATCCCGTCAGCCAGCTGAATCGTAG
- the htpX gene encoding protease HtpX: MMRIALFLLTNLAVMLVFGLILSLTGIQSSSVQGLMIMAGLFGFGGAFVSLLMSKWMALRSVGGEVIQQPRNETERWLMETVGRQAQQAGIAMPQVAIYHAPDINAFATGARRDASLVAVSTGLLQNMSRDEAEAVLAHEIAHIANGDMITMTLIQGVVNTFVIFISRILAQIASGFLSGNRDGEESSNGNPMVYFAVSMVLELLFGFLASIITMWFSRHREFHADAGSAKLVGREKMIAALQRLKTSYEPQEPSSMMAFCINGKNKSLSELFMSHPPLDKRIEALRSGEYLK, encoded by the coding sequence ATGATGCGTATTGCTCTTTTCCTGCTCACCAACTTAGCGGTGATGTTGGTTTTCGGACTGATCTTGAGTCTGACAGGAATCCAGTCAAGCAGTGTTCAGGGTCTGATGATTATGGCAGGTCTGTTTGGCTTTGGCGGTGCGTTTGTTTCACTGCTGATGTCCAAATGGATGGCGTTGCGCTCTGTCGGTGGTGAAGTGATTCAACAACCCCGTAATGAGACGGAACGCTGGCTGATGGAAACCGTCGGCCGCCAAGCACAACAGGCTGGCATTGCGATGCCGCAGGTGGCGATTTATCACGCGCCCGATATTAACGCTTTTGCGACTGGCGCGCGCCGCGATGCGTCGCTGGTTGCCGTTTCAACCGGACTGTTGCAAAACATGAGCCGTGATGAGGCGGAAGCGGTGCTGGCGCACGAAATCGCCCATATTGCTAATGGCGACATGATCACCATGACGCTGATTCAGGGTGTGGTGAACACCTTTGTGATCTTCATCTCACGTATTCTGGCGCAGATCGCCTCGGGCTTCCTCTCCGGCAATCGCGACGGTGAAGAGAGCAGCAACGGTAATCCAATGGTTTACTTTGCGGTGTCGATGGTGCTGGAGTTGCTGTTTGGTTTCCTCGCCAGCATCATCACCATGTGGTTCTCGCGCCATCGTGAATTCCACGCCGATGCAGGTTCAGCCAAGCTGGTAGGACGCGAGAAGATGATCGCTGCACTGCAGCGTCTGAAAACCAGCTACGAGCCGCAGGAACCAAGCAGTATGATGGCGTTCTGCATCAACGGTAAAAACAAATCGTTGAGCGAGCTGTTTATGTCGCACCCGCCGCTCGATAAACGTATCGAAGCGCTGCGCAGCGGTGAATACCTGAAATAG
- the prc gene encoding carboxy terminal-processing peptidase, whose amino-acid sequence MNNFLKIGMIAGLLLAGPTFGADNITRADQIPQLHEDPQHPTVSERVTSRFTRSHYRQFDLNQDFSAKIFDRYLNLLDYSHNVLLASDIAQYTDKKTTVGDEFRSGKLDVFYDLYNLAQKRRFERYQYALSVLSRPMNFTGNDTIDIDRAKAPWPKSVDELNALWDAKVKYDELSLKLAGKDEKEIRETLTKRYNFAIRRLAQSNSEDVFQLAMTAFAHEIDPHTNYLSPRNTEQFNTEMSLSLEGIGAVLQMDDDYTVINSMVAGGPAAKSKSISVGDRIVGVGQPGKPMEDVIGWRLDDVVSKIKGPKGSKVRLEILPAGKGTKTRTVTLTREKIRLEDRAVKGTVHNVGKEKVGVLDIPGFYVGLTDDVKVQLQKLQKQNVDSVVIDLRTNGGGALTEAVSLSGLFIPSGPVVQVRDNNGRVREDSDNDGIVYYKGPLVVLVDRFSASASEIFAAAMQDYGRALIVGEPTFGKGTVQQYRSLNRIYDQMLRPEWPALGSVQYTIQKFYRINGGSTQRKGVTPDLLMPTGVEAAETGEKFEDNALPWDSVNAASYTKTGDIAPLVPQLTKEHADRIAKDREFQYIMKDIARFDAMKDKRNIVSLNLAQREKENHEDDALRLERINARYQAEGKAPLKSIEDLPKDYKEPDPYLDETVKIANDMAQLEKSQPAAQAAK is encoded by the coding sequence ATGAACAATTTTTTAAAGATCGGTATGATCGCGGGCCTGCTATTAGCAGGCCCCACCTTTGGCGCAGACAACATTACCCGCGCCGACCAGATTCCCCAATTGCATGAAGATCCACAGCATCCCACCGTTAGCGAACGCGTTACGTCACGTTTCACCCGCTCTCACTATCGCCAGTTCGATTTGAATCAGGACTTTTCTGCGAAAATCTTTGATCGCTACCTGAATCTGCTGGACTACAGCCACAACGTGCTGCTGGCATCGGATATCGCGCAATACACCGATAAAAAAACCACCGTTGGTGATGAGTTCCGCAGCGGTAAGCTGGATGTGTTTTACGATCTCTACAATCTGGCGCAGAAACGCCGCTTTGAGCGCTATCAATATGCGCTGAGCGTGCTGAGCCGCCCAATGAATTTCACCGGCAATGACACCATTGACATTGATCGGGCAAAAGCGCCCTGGCCGAAAAGCGTGGATGAGCTTAACGCGCTTTGGGATGCCAAAGTTAAATATGACGAACTGAGCCTGAAGTTGGCCGGCAAAGATGAGAAAGAGATTCGTGAAACGCTGACCAAGCGTTACAACTTTGCCATTCGTCGTCTGGCGCAAAGCAACAGTGAAGATGTGTTCCAGCTGGCGATGACCGCGTTCGCGCATGAAATCGATCCGCACACTAACTATCTTTCACCGCGCAACACAGAACAGTTCAATACCGAAATGAGCCTGTCGCTGGAAGGTATCGGCGCCGTGCTGCAGATGGACGATGATTACACGGTGATCAACTCAATGGTGGCGGGTGGTCCGGCTGCGAAGAGCAAATCGATCAGCGTGGGCGATCGCATTGTTGGCGTTGGCCAGCCAGGCAAGCCGATGGAAGACGTTATCGGCTGGCGTTTGGACGATGTGGTTTCAAAAATCAAAGGACCGAAAGGCAGCAAAGTACGCCTGGAGATCCTGCCAGCCGGTAAGGGTACCAAAACCCGTACTGTAACGCTGACGCGTGAGAAGATCCGCCTGGAAGACCGTGCCGTTAAAGGCACCGTACATAATGTGGGCAAAGAGAAAGTCGGCGTGCTCGACATTCCTGGCTTCTACGTTGGTCTGACTGACGATGTGAAAGTACAACTGCAAAAACTGCAGAAGCAGAACGTCGACAGCGTAGTTATCGATCTGCGTACCAATGGCGGCGGTGCATTGACCGAAGCGGTTTCACTGTCCGGTCTGTTCATTCCGAGCGGTCCAGTGGTGCAGGTTCGTGATAACAACGGTCGTGTGCGTGAAGACAGCGATAACGATGGCATTGTTTACTACAAAGGTCCGCTGGTAGTGCTGGTTGATCGCTTCAGTGCTTCGGCATCGGAAATCTTCGCCGCCGCGATGCAGGATTACGGCCGTGCGCTGATCGTCGGTGAACCCACCTTCGGTAAAGGTACCGTGCAGCAGTATCGTTCTCTAAACCGCATCTACGATCAGATGCTGCGTCCGGAATGGCCAGCGTTAGGCTCGGTGCAGTACACCATTCAGAAGTTCTATCGCATCAACGGTGGCAGCACCCAGCGTAAAGGCGTAACGCCGGATCTGCTGATGCCTACCGGTGTTGAAGCGGCAGAAACCGGCGAGAAGTTCGAGGATAACGCGTTACCTTGGGACAGCGTGAATGCGGCAAGCTATACCAAAACGGGCGATATTGCCCCGCTGGTACCGCAGCTGACTAAAGAGCATGCCGATCGCATCGCTAAAGATCGCGAGTTCCAGTACATCATGAAAGATATTGCGCGTTTCGACGCAATGAAGGACAAGCGCAATATCGTGTCACTCAATCTCGCGCAGCGTGAGAAAGAGAATCATGAAGATGATGCACTGCGTCTGGAGCGCATTAATGCGCGCTATCAGGCGGAAGGCAAAGCACCGCTGAAGAGCATCGAAGATCTGCCAAAAGACTACAAAGAGCCGGATCCTTATCTGGATGAAACGGTGAAAATCGCTAATGACATGGCGCAGCTGGAGAAATCTCAGCCAGCTGCTCAGGCCGCGAAATAG
- the proQ gene encoding RNA chaperone ProQ, with translation MENQPKLNSSKEVIAFLAERFPQCFSAEGEARPLKIGIFQDLVERVQGELSLSKTQLRSALRLYTSSWRYLYGIKAGAIRVDLDGNACGVLDEQHVEHARKQLEEAKARVQAQRDQQKAKKREAGEETAERRPRKPAPRKAAEGDAPRKPRPQAPRAASAERSAPQPPRAKPVTDTSTLQPGQNIKVTAGKGAMDATILEITKDGVRVQLASGMAMIVRAEHLQF, from the coding sequence ATGGAAAATCAACCTAAGTTGAATAGCAGTAAAGAAGTCATCGCCTTTTTGGCGGAGCGTTTTCCGCAATGCTTTAGCGCCGAAGGCGAGGCGCGTCCGCTCAAAATCGGCATTTTTCAAGATCTGGTCGAGCGTGTTCAAGGCGAACTGAGCCTGAGCAAGACGCAACTGCGTTCTGCCTTACGTCTATATACCTCTAGCTGGCGTTATCTTTATGGCATCAAAGCAGGTGCCATTCGTGTTGATCTCGACGGTAACGCCTGTGGCGTGCTGGATGAGCAACACGTAGAACATGCGCGCAAGCAACTGGAAGAAGCCAAAGCTCGCGTTCAGGCGCAGCGCGATCAGCAGAAAGCGAAGAAGCGTGAAGCCGGTGAAGAGACTGCTGAACGTCGTCCGCGCAAGCCTGCTCCGCGTAAAGCTGCCGAAGGTGATGCACCGCGTAAGCCGCGTCCACAGGCTCCGCGTGCGGCATCTGCTGAACGTAGTGCTCCGCAGCCACCGCGAGCCAAACCTGTCACTGATACCTCAACGCTGCAGCCTGGCCAGAACATTAAAGTGACTGCAGGCAAAGGTGCAATGGACGCTACCATTCTTGAGATCACCAAAGATGGCGTTCGGGTTCAGCTCGCTTCCGGCATGGCAATGATTGTGCGCGCAGAACATTTGCAGTTCTGA
- a CDS encoding GAF domain-containing protein, with the protein MNKKAFYEDLNRDVRALLAGETSFLAALGNCSALLFERLEGVNWAGFYLLTEPNTLVLGPFQGKIACVRIPVGKGVCGTAVAEDKVQLVEDVHAFPGHIACDAASNAEIVIPLKVNGTLVGVLDIDSTVYSRFDSEDEAGLVALTDGLCEVLAGSDIVKFIQLTHS; encoded by the coding sequence ATGAACAAAAAAGCTTTTTACGAGGATTTGAATCGTGATGTCCGCGCCCTGTTGGCGGGTGAAACCTCGTTCCTCGCAGCGCTCGGCAATTGCAGTGCGCTGTTATTTGAACGCCTGGAAGGCGTGAACTGGGCTGGATTCTATTTGCTAACTGAGCCAAATACGCTGGTGCTGGGTCCTTTCCAGGGCAAAATTGCTTGCGTACGCATTCCGGTGGGTAAAGGCGTGTGCGGTACCGCAGTGGCTGAGGACAAAGTGCAGCTGGTGGAAGACGTGCATGCGTTCCCGGGCCATATCGCCTGTGATGCAGCAAGCAACGCCGAAATCGTGATTCCTCTGAAAGTGAATGGCACTCTGGTGGGTGTTTTAGACATTGATAGTACGGTTTATTCTCGCTTCGATAGCGAGGATGAAGCGGGGCTGGTGGCCCTTACCGACGGGCTTTGTGAAGTGCTGGCGGGCAGCGACATCGTAAAATTTATTCAGCTGACGCACAGCTAA
- the yebS gene encoding membrane integrity lipid transport subunit YebS, giving the protein MKIHAISQTLPHARYQRCPQCDTLFSLPDVKSHQTAYCPRCHAQIQSGRDWSMTRLTAMAVVMIVLMPFAFSLPLVDIRLLGMRINASLLEGVIQMAQQGNTLTASMVAFCTIGAPVTLVAGILYLWVGNALGMNLRPVLLMLDKLKEWVMLDIYLVGVAVASIKVQDYAALEVGYGLVAYIALTVLSLLTLIHLNVEQLWEHYYPQAMPTSPPEEWQVCLNCHQTGVPDARGRCTRCHTPLDYRRRHSLQKSWAALIASIVLLIPANLLPISVVYVNGARREDTIFSGILGLASGNVPVAAVVFIASILVPFTKVLVMLTLLISIHFKCEQGLKTRIRLLRAVTWVGRWSMLDLFVIALTMSLVNRDQLLAFTMGPAAFYFGAAVVLTIMAVEWLDSRLIWDAHATGNADYTD; this is encoded by the coding sequence ATGAAAATTCACGCTATCAGCCAGACGTTGCCCCACGCACGTTATCAGCGTTGTCCGCAATGCGATACCCTTTTTTCCTTACCGGATGTGAAATCGCATCAGACGGCCTATTGCCCACGCTGTCATGCACAAATACAGAGCGGACGTGACTGGTCAATGACCCGCCTCACCGCCATGGCGGTGGTGATGATCGTGTTGATGCCGTTCGCCTTCAGCTTGCCGCTGGTCGATATTCGCCTGCTCGGAATGCGTATTAACGCGAGCCTGCTGGAAGGTGTGATTCAGATGGCACAGCAGGGCAACACGCTGACCGCTTCGATGGTCGCGTTCTGTACCATCGGCGCGCCGGTCACGCTGGTGGCGGGCATTCTCTATCTGTGGGTGGGTAACGCGCTCGGTATGAACCTGCGTCCGGTCCTGCTGATGCTCGATAAGCTGAAAGAGTGGGTAATGCTGGATATCTATCTGGTCGGCGTGGCAGTGGCATCGATAAAGGTGCAGGATTACGCCGCGCTGGAAGTGGGTTATGGCTTAGTGGCCTATATAGCGCTTACGGTGCTCAGCCTGCTGACGCTGATTCACCTTAACGTCGAGCAGCTGTGGGAACACTATTATCCGCAAGCCATGCCCACTTCGCCGCCGGAAGAGTGGCAAGTGTGCCTCAACTGCCATCAAACTGGCGTGCCCGATGCGCGTGGGCGCTGTACGCGTTGTCATACACCACTCGACTATCGCCGTCGCCACAGTTTGCAGAAGTCCTGGGCGGCGCTGATCGCCTCAATTGTGCTGCTGATTCCCGCCAATCTACTGCCTATTTCGGTGGTTTACGTTAACGGTGCACGACGCGAAGACACCATTTTCTCCGGCATTCTTGGCCTGGCATCCGGCAATGTGCCGGTCGCTGCGGTGGTCTTTATTGCCAGTATTCTGGTGCCGTTTACCAAAGTATTAGTGATGCTGACGTTACTGATCAGTATTCATTTTAAATGCGAACAGGGCTTAAAAACCCGCATTCGTCTGCTGCGCGCCGTTACCTGGGTGGGCCGCTGGTCAATGCTGGATCTGTTCGTGATTGCGTTAACCATGTCACTGGTCAATCGTGATCAGTTACTGGCTTTTACCATGGGACCGGCCGCCTTCTATTTTGGCGCTGCCGTTGTCCTGACCATTATGGCTGTAGAGTGGCTTGATAGCCGCCTGATCTGGGATGCACATGCAACAGGAAACGCCGACTACACCGACTAG